A genomic window from Spiroplasma helicoides includes:
- a CDS encoding biotin/lipoyl-containing protein, with amino-acid sequence MEKVKFKNSRKYKGIVESVLVSDGQPVKAGDLLAKVSTQVEKFEIKSPINGYIRNIYIIESLIVSHGDTLFDVINWRELDVLLRKPSEMNDTLKEGLENFNVIENLNRTETIEVDSEINNTYDLEELNSLEIESEDTTNDFEFNKESTIDEYINNEKELAHNNENKNDGDFEIKEDIETESSEVKDIDDEPIVIDEISIKETIIEDDESTKTFDFNDKKPFSIGEENNNKKISYEDNFSSINNNVVDAQGITKELDNLNSINFESFENSEKEYFLEKTIDTNEDTNFINKSPVLNKIDIEEALKHESQEPIVENSRSINVIEEKILKENNELKLANSELNEKSEKSIAHDEKSLNDAEKPEEQNKNYDFDRLSQKNDQSLIEEFNFEDLEQIDKKVEKVFAERPQFKEENHIKILEQQGSKLREDKDLLPNEFKKKHEEHHIDGKLKHTIEEMKRDIYKANKQVLYLKEKIRSPLFSMGKNQAVSEIHTQRKKINDLEIEIRNLNNLLQSSSTNLNNERVSINNSSRNVSVLNFEVDITGLLNLYALMEKSFSLKGIEFNLSSFYIKALRVVLDEFKELNLDGLKMISLGKKFKKLFEYKDISINKDDSILEISKRIIHSPFGQKTQKVVLLDLSDYNILSSNLQLANSSVISLAIGDVHSKVKGEMILSSYVNVTLSFDNNFIDLNKATLLVQEFNKIITNPGLLI; translated from the coding sequence ATGGAAAAAGTTAAATTCAAAAACTCGCGCAAATACAAAGGTATAGTAGAAAGTGTTTTGGTTAGTGATGGTCAACCAGTAAAAGCTGGCGATTTATTAGCAAAAGTTTCTACACAAGTTGAGAAGTTTGAAATCAAATCTCCTATAAATGGATATATTAGAAATATATATATAATTGAATCTTTAATTGTATCGCATGGAGATACGCTTTTTGATGTTATTAATTGAAGAGAGTTAGACGTTTTGTTAAGAAAACCTTCAGAAATGAATGATACTCTTAAAGAGGGTTTAGAAAATTTTAATGTTATTGAAAATTTAAACAGAACTGAAACAATAGAAGTTGATTCTGAAATTAATAATACTTATGATCTTGAGGAATTGAATTCTTTAGAGATTGAAAGCGAAGATACAACCAATGATTTTGAGTTTAATAAAGAATCAACAATTGATGAATACATTAACAATGAAAAAGAATTAGCGCATAATAATGAAAATAAAAATGATGGAGATTTTGAAATAAAAGAAGACATAGAGACTGAATCTTCTGAAGTTAAAGACATCGATGATGAACCTATAGTTATAGATGAAATCAGCATTAAAGAAACTATAATTGAAGATGATGAATCAACTAAAACATTTGACTTTAATGATAAAAAGCCATTTAGCATTGGAGAAGAAAACAACAACAAAAAAATAAGTTATGAAGATAATTTTAGCAGTATCAATAATAATGTTGTTGATGCTCAGGGGATAACAAAAGAATTAGATAATTTGAATAGTATTAATTTTGAAAGTTTTGAGAATTCAGAAAAAGAATACTTTCTAGAAAAAACTATTGATACAAATGAAGATACTAATTTTATAAATAAAAGTCCAGTTTTAAATAAAATTGATATAGAAGAAGCTTTGAAACATGAAAGTCAAGAACCAATAGTAGAAAATTCTAGATCAATCAATGTTATAGAAGAAAAAATATTAAAAGAAAACAATGAACTAAAATTAGCAAATTCTGAATTAAATGAAAAATCAGAAAAAAGTATTGCTCATGATGAAAAATCTTTAAATGATGCTGAAAAACCTGAGGAGCAAAATAAAAATTACGATTTTGATAGATTATCTCAAAAAAATGATCAATCACTAATTGAAGAATTCAATTTTGAAGATTTAGAACAAATTGATAAAAAAGTTGAAAAAGTTTTTGCAGAGAGACCTCAATTTAAAGAAGAAAATCATATTAAAATTTTGGAGCAACAAGGTTCAAAATTGCGTGAAGACAAAGACTTGCTACCTAATGAATTTAAAAAGAAACATGAAGAACATCACATTGATGGTAAATTAAAACATACAATTGAAGAAATGAAAAGGGATATATATAAAGCAAATAAACAAGTTTTATATTTAAAAGAAAAAATTAGAAGTCCTTTATTTTCAATGGGTAAAAATCAAGCTGTTTCAGAAATTCATACTCAAAGAAAAAAAATTAATGATTTAGAAATTGAAATTAGAAATTTGAATAATTTATTGCAAAGCTCATCTACTAATTTAAACAATGAAAGAGTTTCAATCAATAATTCATCAAGAAATGTAAGTGTACTAAACTTTGAGGTTGATATAACAGGATTATTAAATCTATATGCATTGATGGAAAAATCATTTTCTCTAAAAGGTATCGAATTTAATTTATCAAGTTTCTATATAAAAGCACTTAGAGTAGTTTTAGATGAATTTAAAGAATTAAATCTAGATGGTCTCAAAATGATTAGTCTTGGAAAAAAATTTAAGAAATTATTTGAATATAAAGATATTTCGATAAATAAAGATGACTCTATTTTAGAGATATCAAAAAGAATAATACATAGTCCATTTGGTCAAAAAACACAAAAAGTTGTTTTACTAGATTTATCAGATTATAATATACTTTCATCAAATTTACAATTAGCAAATAGTAGTGTGATTTCTTTAGCTATTGGTGATGTACATTCTAAAGTTAAAGGAGAAATGATTTTATCTAGCTATGTAAACGTAACATTGAGTTTTGATAATAACTTTATAGATTTAAATAAAGCAACGTTGCTAGTTCAAGAATTTAACAAAATAATTACAAATCCAGGGTTGTTAATTTAA
- the trmFO gene encoding methylenetetrahydrofolate--tRNA-(uracil(54)-C(5))-methyltransferase (FADH(2)-oxidizing) TrmFO, producing MEVTIIGAGLAGCELAYQLANNGIKVILYEKKKRIKNEIQKLDTFAELVCSNSLRSTSTQNAVGILKKELELLGSFVLDCAYKTQVKADDALAVDRAKFSELIDKRIRSHKNITVIEEELIEIDDKKINVICCGPLITESFQIKINELIGNQKLFYLDASAPIIKKDSIDFEVAYWNSRHNNDKSYICLPLNESQFEDFHKNLLEAKQVELKDFEKKVFFRGCQPIEQLAKQSKKLLLNGPMSPNNLATKEIDPYAVIQLRKDDAIDELYNMVGFQTNLTWPEQKRIFKSIPGLNNAEFVRFGVMHKNNYINSPKILNKKLQVMRNKKIFFAGQVVGVEGYIESFASAMIVFIALFCQHHGKKFEPFPQKTILGSLIDYVTNPKIKYLKPMKANMGIINTLNKKFDTRFEKNEYIYQQSMKALKKYIEKLGLKPLQI from the coding sequence ATGGAAGTTACAATTATTGGAGCAGGACTAGCTGGTTGTGAATTGGCATATCAATTAGCTAATAATGGAATAAAAGTTATACTTTATGAAAAGAAAAAAAGAATAAAAAATGAAATTCAAAAATTAGATACTTTTGCTGAATTAGTTTGCTCAAATTCTTTGAGAAGCACATCGACACAAAATGCTGTTGGTATTTTGAAAAAGGAACTAGAACTATTAGGTTCTTTTGTTCTTGATTGTGCATACAAAACACAAGTTAAAGCAGATGACGCGCTTGCTGTAGATAGAGCAAAGTTTTCAGAACTTATAGATAAAAGAATTAGAAGCCACAAAAATATAACAGTAATCGAAGAAGAATTGATTGAAATAGATGATAAAAAAATTAATGTAATATGTTGTGGACCTTTGATAACAGAAAGCTTTCAAATTAAAATTAACGAATTAATTGGAAATCAAAAGCTATTTTATTTAGATGCCTCAGCTCCTATAATAAAAAAAGATTCAATTGATTTTGAAGTGGCATACTGAAATTCAAGACATAATAATGATAAAAGTTATATATGTTTACCATTAAATGAAAGCCAATTTGAGGATTTTCATAAGAACTTGTTAGAAGCTAAACAAGTTGAACTAAAAGATTTTGAAAAAAAAGTATTTTTTAGAGGATGCCAACCAATAGAACAACTTGCAAAACAATCTAAAAAACTTTTGTTAAATGGACCAATGTCTCCTAATAATTTAGCAACAAAAGAAATTGATCCATATGCTGTAATCCAATTAAGAAAGGATGATGCTATTGATGAACTATATAATATGGTAGGTTTTCAAACTAATTTAACTTGACCGGAACAAAAAAGAATATTTAAGTCTATTCCAGGTTTAAATAACGCTGAGTTTGTAAGGTTTGGAGTTATGCATAAAAATAATTATATTAACTCCCCCAAAATATTAAATAAAAAACTTCAAGTTATGCGAAATAAAAAAATCTTTTTTGCAGGGCAAGTAGTTGGCGTGGAAGGTTATATTGAGTCGTTTGCATCAGCAATGATAGTTTTTATAGCTTTATTTTGCCAACATCACGGAAAAAAGTTTGAGCCTTTTCCTCAAAAAACTATTTTAGGTTCTTTGATTGACTATGTTACTAATCCTAAAATAAAATATTTAAAGCCAATGAAAGCAAATATGGGAATTATTAACACACTTAATAAAAAATTTGATACAAGGTTTGAAAAAAATGAATATATTTATCAACAAAGTATGAAAGCTCTAAAAAAATATATTGAAAAACTTGGTTTAAAACCTTTACAAATATAA
- the metK gene encoding methionine adenosyltransferase: MKRFFTSESVSEGHPDKLCDQISDAILDACLKQDPFSRVACETVASKNYILVTGEITSKAKVDYEEHVRAVLRRVKYSSAETGIDPDNCEVQIKISEQSPDIAQGISIKDEIGAGDQGIMFGYAINEAESYMPYSIQLAHDLVHLASRLNKAGLFKYAQPDMKSQVTMNYTNPKNPTISTILMSVQHDENYDKEEFESFIKKNIMDVIAKRHNLNTDFEYLINPTGKFVIGGPLGDVGLTGRKIIVDTYGGYSRHGGGAFSGKDPTKVDRSAAYMARYAAKNIVAAGLADQVEIQVSYAIGRPNPISLFVEAFGTNNVPMDIIYKAINENFSFNVKKIIETLDLRKPIYFRTSKYGHFGKKEFSWEKLDKVRDLKNYLEKK, translated from the coding sequence ATGAAAAGATTTTTTACAAGTGAATCTGTGTCTGAAGGGCACCCTGACAAGCTTTGTGATCAAATTTCAGATGCTATTTTAGATGCTTGTTTAAAACAAGACCCATTTTCTAGAGTTGCTTGTGAAACTGTTGCAAGTAAAAACTATATATTGGTAACTGGAGAAATAACTTCAAAAGCTAAGGTGGATTATGAAGAACATGTTAGAGCTGTTCTTAGAAGAGTAAAGTATTCAAGTGCAGAAACAGGTATTGATCCAGATAATTGTGAAGTACAAATTAAAATAAGTGAACAATCACCAGATATTGCACAAGGAATCTCGATAAAAGATGAAATTGGTGCTGGTGACCAAGGGATAATGTTTGGATATGCAATAAATGAAGCTGAGTCTTATATGCCTTACTCAATCCAACTTGCTCACGATTTAGTGCACTTAGCAAGTAGACTTAATAAGGCAGGATTATTCAAATATGCTCAACCTGATATGAAATCACAAGTCACTATGAATTATACAAACCCTAAAAATCCAACAATATCAACAATTTTAATGTCAGTACAACATGATGAAAATTATGATAAAGAAGAATTTGAAAGTTTTATTAAAAAAAATATAATGGATGTAATAGCAAAGAGACATAATTTGAATACAGACTTTGAATATTTAATTAATCCTACAGGTAAATTTGTTATTGGTGGACCGCTTGGAGATGTTGGTTTAACAGGAAGAAAAATTATTGTTGACACATATGGAGGATATTCAAGACATGGTGGAGGGGCTTTTTCTGGAAAAGACCCAACAAAAGTGGATAGAAGTGCTGCCTATATGGCAAGATATGCAGCTAAAAACATAGTGGCTGCTGGACTTGCAGATCAAGTTGAAATTCAAGTGAGTTATGCAATTGGTAGACCAAACCCAATTTCATTATTTGTTGAAGCTTTTGGTACAAACAATGTTCCAATGGATATTATTTATAAGGCTATAAATGAGAATTTTTCATTTAATGTAAAAAAAATAATTGAAACCTTAGATTTAAGAAAACCTATTTACTTTAGAACTTCAAAATATGGACATTTTGGAAAAAAAGAATTTAGTTGAGAAAAGCTTGATAAAGTTAGAGATCTAAAAAACTATTTAGAAAAAAAATAA
- a CDS encoding TIGR00282 family metallophosphoesterase, which yields MNFLIIGDIYSKSGRDVLEKRLPNIIEDENIDFIIANGENISHGKGINKSHYDFLKNLGVDVITSGNHIFKVKETLEFIKETKDLLRPINMYSELPGNGSIVINKNGLNIRVTNIMGNSFMEHSNKAYEIIDNLIQKDSSDIHIIDFHAEASAEKIAFAWNYDGKITALVGTHTHVPTADERILPKGTAFITDIGMTGPINSIIGANPDEVVFKDRTGLPTKFKPSENPGRINAVVINVENKKAISIKRLSTM from the coding sequence ATGAATTTTTTGATAATTGGAGATATTTACTCAAAATCAGGGCGAGATGTTTTAGAAAAACGATTACCTAATATAATTGAGGATGAAAATATAGACTTTATTATTGCCAATGGTGAAAATATATCACATGGTAAAGGTATTAATAAAAGTCACTACGATTTTTTAAAAAACTTAGGAGTTGATGTGATAACTTCAGGAAACCATATTTTTAAAGTTAAAGAAACACTTGAATTTATTAAAGAAACAAAGGATTTATTAAGACCAATTAATATGTATAGTGAGTTACCTGGAAATGGATCAATTGTTATTAATAAAAACGGCTTAAATATTAGAGTTACAAATATAATGGGTAATTCATTTATGGAGCATTCAAATAAAGCTTATGAAATAATTGACAATTTAATCCAAAAAGATAGTAGTGATATTCATATAATTGATTTTCATGCTGAGGCAAGTGCAGAAAAAATTGCTTTTGCTTGAAATTATGATGGAAAGATAACAGCACTTGTAGGAACTCATACGCACGTACCAACAGCAGATGAAAGAATTTTACCAAAAGGGACTGCTTTTATCACCGATATAGGTATGACAGGACCTATAAACTCTATTATAGGAGCAAATCCTGATGAAGTGGTGTTTAAAGATAGAACTGGTTTACCAACTAAATTTAAACCTAGTGAAAATCCAGGAAGAATAAATGCAGTTGTTATAAATGTTGAAAATAAAAAGGCAATTTCTATAAAAAGACTATCAACTATGTAG
- the ylxM gene encoding YlxM family DNA-binding protein, with protein sequence MNNLLKTSESTQLYDYYKEILTEKQRQYFELYYFEDLTLQEISEELGVSRNAVHDSISKTMNLLNDLESKLKLMKKSEIIKKGLDDYKNKKITIDNLNDIIEREL encoded by the coding sequence ATGAATAATCTTTTAAAAACTAGTGAATCAACTCAATTGTATGATTATTACAAAGAAATCTTAACTGAAAAACAAAGACAATATTTTGAATTATATTATTTTGAAGATTTAACATTGCAAGAGATTAGTGAAGAACTAGGAGTTTCAAGAAATGCTGTTCATGACAGTATTTCAAAAACAATGAATTTACTAAATGATTTAGAATCAAAATTAAAATTAATGAAAAAGTCTGAAATTATTAAAAAAGGATTAGATGACTACAAAAATAAAAAAATTACAATTGATAACTTAAACGATATCATTGAAAGGGAATTATAA
- the ftsY gene encoding signal recognition particle-docking protein FtsY, with product MGFWSNLKKRREDKKRIKQHKKEHKTTLTFSKDIKKLSKKYKNPNSDFFEELENILIKTDMGMKMVLEISNRVQKKVKPKHEFSDIKEIIVEELYDAYTDSKKYNTNLNWKDGRLNIFIMVGVNGVGKTTSIAKIANYFTQKGKKVLIAAADTFRAGAVEQLEEWCTKRLTGVDLIKGNSSDPASVVFDGVKKGIEDKYDLLLIDTAGRLQNKQHLMKELEKMTKIVQKSVIDGPHERLLVIDAQTGQNGVNQAKAFSEATDVTGIVLTKMDGTSKGGIALAIKDILNIPVKLVGFGEKVDDIKEFDIDDYVWDLASDFMENEDDEEDE from the coding sequence ATGGGTTTTTGAAGCAATTTAAAAAAAAGAAGAGAAGATAAAAAAAGAATAAAACAACATAAAAAGGAGCATAAAACAACTCTTACTTTCTCAAAAGACATAAAAAAATTAAGTAAAAAGTATAAAAATCCAAATAGTGATTTTTTTGAAGAACTAGAAAACATTTTAATTAAAACTGATATGGGAATGAAAATGGTTTTAGAAATATCAAATCGTGTTCAAAAAAAAGTAAAACCAAAGCATGAGTTTTCAGATATAAAAGAAATAATAGTAGAAGAATTATATGATGCATATACCGATTCAAAGAAGTACAACACAAATTTAAACTGAAAAGATGGCAGATTGAACATTTTTATTATGGTAGGTGTTAATGGTGTTGGTAAAACAACAAGTATTGCAAAAATAGCTAACTATTTTACACAAAAAGGAAAAAAAGTATTAATAGCAGCAGCAGATACATTTAGAGCTGGTGCCGTAGAACAACTTGAAGAATGATGCACAAAAAGACTAACAGGAGTGGATTTAATTAAAGGAAACTCAAGTGACCCAGCAAGTGTTGTTTTTGATGGTGTAAAAAAAGGAATAGAAGATAAGTATGACCTTTTGTTAATTGATACAGCTGGAAGACTCCAAAATAAACAACATTTAATGAAAGAACTTGAAAAAATGACCAAAATAGTTCAAAAAAGTGTCATTGATGGTCCACACGAAAGATTGCTTGTGATTGATGCTCAAACCGGACAAAATGGAGTTAATCAAGCGAAAGCTTTCTCTGAAGCAACAGATGTTACAGGCATTGTTTTAACCAAAATGGATGGTACAAGTAAAGGTGGAATTGCTCTTGCGATCAAAGATATACTAAATATTCCTGTAAAATTGGTAGGTTTTGGTGAAAAAGTTGACGATATTAAAGAATTTGATATTGATGATTATGTATGAGATTTAGCAAGTGATTTTATGGAAAATGAGGATGATGAAGAAGATGAATAA
- the phoU gene encoding phosphate signaling complex protein PhoU, which yields MSYNKILDNDIKVIKKDLINIVELTKSQYAKTFEALKNNDYDLAINVVRDDLKINDAQNNFTRMALWKIAKQQMVAGDLRLAVGGVLISREIERIADVAKHICNFTIKYKPATLEIDYISKMFDLVNEMLNIISSLIENFDNDQHVKVMSMETDLHNQFSDLSLKLAERLLEVKDKADSKKVITIIRQLKNLERAGEHLINVEETVHFIRSGKFEEYGETILNNFDEKTNKK from the coding sequence ATGTCATACAATAAAATATTGGACAATGATATTAAAGTTATTAAAAAAGATTTGATTAATATAGTTGAATTAACTAAATCTCAATATGCTAAAACATTTGAAGCGCTTAAAAATAATGATTATGATTTAGCAATAAATGTTGTTCGCGATGATTTAAAAATCAACGATGCACAAAACAACTTTACAAGAATGGCATTATGAAAAATTGCAAAGCAACAAATGGTTGCTGGTGATTTAAGGCTAGCGGTTGGAGGAGTTTTAATAAGTAGAGAGATCGAAAGAATCGCTGACGTTGCTAAACATATTTGTAATTTCACGATTAAATATAAACCAGCCACACTTGAAATTGACTATATTTCAAAAATGTTTGATCTAGTTAATGAAATGCTTAATATTATATCTTCTCTTATAGAAAATTTCGATAATGACCAACACGTCAAGGTTATGAGCATGGAAACTGATTTGCATAATCAATTTTCTGATCTAAGCCTTAAATTAGCAGAAAGATTACTTGAAGTAAAAGATAAAGCTGATTCTAAAAAAGTTATAACAATAATTAGACAGTTAAAAAACTTAGAAAGAGCCGGAGAACACCTAATAAATGTTGAAGAAACAGTTCATTTTATTAGATCTGGTAAATTTGAAGAATATGGTGAAACAATTTTAAATAATTTTGATGAAAAAACAAACAAAAAATAA
- the pstB gene encoding phosphate ABC transporter ATP-binding protein PstB — MAEIKNQQDNTIEDTDLKVLDEKELLSKPKKKSARDKKVVIDIKDVNFYYNQGAKQALSNINLKIVENHVTAFIGPSGCGKSTLLRSINRMNDLVDNASLEGEVIVNGKNIYEPGFDVVRLRTEVGMVFQKANPFPMSIYDNVAFGPRNQGVTDKKALNQIVEDSLKKAALWDDVKNYLKDSALGLSGGQQQRLCIARAIAMRPKILLMDEPTSALDPIATLKVEELILKLKEEYTIVIVTHSMAQATRVSDFTAFFLQGEIVEYDRTKKIFTNPKNKKTEDYISGRFG, encoded by the coding sequence ATGGCGGAAATAAAAAATCAACAAGATAACACGATTGAAGATACTGATTTAAAAGTACTTGATGAAAAAGAGTTACTAAGTAAACCAAAGAAAAAATCAGCTAGGGACAAAAAAGTTGTTATTGATATTAAAGATGTAAATTTTTATTATAACCAAGGTGCTAAACAAGCGCTTTCTAATATAAATTTAAAAATTGTTGAAAATCATGTAACTGCATTTATTGGCCCTTCAGGTTGTGGTAAATCAACATTACTTAGATCAATAAACAGAATGAATGATTTAGTTGATAATGCAAGTCTTGAAGGGGAAGTAATTGTAAATGGTAAAAATATTTATGAGCCAGGATTTGATGTTGTAAGACTAAGAACCGAAGTTGGTATGGTTTTTCAAAAGGCCAACCCATTTCCAATGTCAATTTATGATAATGTTGCTTTTGGTCCAAGAAATCAAGGAGTTACAGATAAAAAAGCTTTAAACCAAATAGTTGAAGACTCGCTAAAAAAAGCCGCTTTATGAGATGATGTTAAAAATTATTTAAAAGATTCTGCGTTAGGTTTAAGTGGGGGTCAACAACAAAGACTATGTATAGCAAGAGCAATAGCTATGAGACCAAAAATTCTCTTGATGGATGAACCAACAAGTGCATTAGATCCAATTGCCACTTTAAAAGTTGAAGAACTTATTTTAAAATTAAAAGAAGAGTATACAATAGTAATAGTAACCCATTCAATGGCTCAAGCCACCAGGGTAAGTGATTTTACAGCATTTTTCCTACAAGGAGAAATTGTGGAATATGATAGAACTAAAAAAATATTTACTAACCCGAAAAATAAAAAAACAGAAGATTATATTTCAGGAAGATTTGGATAG
- the pstA gene encoding phosphate ABC transporter permease PstA, producing the protein MTNKQSKTESLENNVQVKSLHKMPKTKLSKLDLSSKWTIIIVTGITLLILAILVSFILYKSIPAFQEVGFFQFIFSHEWAPAKDGADGSYGILKIIESTMMMLLISLIIAVPLTIFSSVFITEYLSKKTKKFIITFIQLLAGIPSVVFGLFALDQIGPLFVKMGAATGGNMMTASFTLAFMALPTMITLSINALEAVPDSYRYAALALGVTKEKTTFKVVLKTAMPRIITAIITGVARIIGETMAVILIAGNSSKGLNTDDGFSGFLFSSIRTLAGTIGLEMLENNGNTHESALYAIGLVLFILVIFINLIIIAVGNINKNKRNKIKATKYNKAKIKNAKNVDFPYSYEPYKLKTLVRTRTEQRALKNIESFTLRFLMFIATSIIVIFTTWIIVTVIFKGLAGFDAHSFIEIPGQRSGIFATMLTTLLLVISTIILAIPLALFVAVYLAEYAHKSSKFAKIIRFSINVLSSTPSIVFGVFGLSLFVVAMGLPMSVFAASLTMTIVILPSLINVFEDSISGVPYMYREAAYGMGMTKTKVIIKVVIPNAMQGMITGIILSIARIIGESAPIYLTLGTSVRMPGEGFFSSGATLTTQIYMMAAEGSSAETLGIAYELATVTILLVLGLNWLSKYLAKLLDPARNKVGFKQYWKNNYNRIFKHSYKNDFIFLGKSIKSKFKKLAIIFNFKKANIYLKNIKTRRSVIKTITKEAKENGGNKKSTR; encoded by the coding sequence ATGACAAATAAACAATCAAAAACTGAGTCATTAGAAAACAATGTTCAAGTTAAAAGTCTTCACAAAATGCCAAAAACCAAGTTATCAAAACTTGATCTATCCTCTAAATGAACAATAATAATAGTTACTGGAATTACATTATTAATTTTGGCTATTCTAGTTTCATTCATTCTTTATAAATCGATTCCTGCATTTCAAGAAGTAGGATTCTTCCAATTTATATTTTCACATGAGTGAGCACCAGCTAAGGATGGTGCTGATGGTAGTTATGGTATACTAAAAATTATTGAATCAACAATGATGATGCTATTGATATCATTGATAATAGCTGTACCATTAACTATATTTAGCTCAGTTTTTATTACTGAATATTTGAGTAAAAAAACTAAAAAATTTATAATTACTTTTATTCAATTATTAGCAGGTATACCATCAGTAGTTTTTGGTCTTTTTGCATTAGATCAAATAGGCCCTTTATTTGTTAAAATGGGAGCCGCAACAGGTGGAAACATGATGACAGCAAGTTTTACACTTGCTTTTATGGCACTTCCAACAATGATAACACTATCAATAAATGCCTTAGAAGCTGTACCAGATAGTTACAGATATGCAGCACTTGCTCTAGGTGTAACAAAAGAAAAAACCACATTTAAAGTTGTTTTAAAAACAGCTATGCCAAGAATAATAACAGCAATAATAACAGGAGTTGCTAGAATTATTGGTGAAACTATGGCTGTTATATTAATTGCTGGTAACTCATCAAAAGGTTTAAATACTGATGATGGGTTTTCAGGTTTCTTATTTTCTTCAATTAGAACACTAGCAGGAACAATCGGTTTAGAAATGCTTGAAAATAATGGAAATACACACGAATCAGCTTTATATGCAATTGGTTTAGTATTATTTATTTTAGTAATATTTATAAATTTGATAATAATTGCTGTTGGTAATATAAATAAAAATAAAAGAAATAAAATTAAAGCAACTAAGTATAATAAAGCAAAAATAAAAAATGCTAAAAATGTTGATTTTCCATATAGCTATGAGCCCTATAAATTGAAAACTCTTGTAAGAACAAGAACAGAACAAAGAGCTTTAAAAAATATCGAAAGTTTCACATTAAGGTTTTTAATGTTTATAGCAACATCTATAATTGTTATTTTTACAACTTGAATTATTGTAACTGTTATTTTTAAAGGTTTAGCTGGATTTGATGCACATTCATTTATTGAAATACCTGGTCAAAGATCAGGAATATTTGCCACAATGCTAACAACTTTATTACTTGTTATATCAACTATTATATTAGCTATCCCATTAGCTTTATTTGTTGCGGTTTATTTAGCAGAATATGCACATAAAAGTAGTAAATTTGCAAAAATAATTAGATTCTCAATCAATGTTTTATCTTCAACACCAAGTATTGTGTTTGGGGTATTTGGATTAAGTCTATTTGTTGTTGCAATGGGATTGCCAATGTCTGTATTTGCTGCAAGTTTAACAATGACAATAGTTATTCTACCATCTCTTATAAATGTATTTGAGGACTCTATTTCTGGGGTTCCATATATGTATAGAGAAGCAGCTTATGGTATGGGTATGACAAAAACAAAGGTTATAATAAAAGTAGTTATTCCAAACGCAATGCAAGGAATGATTACTGGAATTATTTTATCGATAGCAAGAATCATTGGTGAATCTGCACCAATATACTTAACATTGGGTACATCTGTTAGAATGCCAGGAGAAGGGTTTTTCTCATCTGGAGCGACATTAACAACGCAAATCTACATGATGGCAGCAGAGGGAAGTAGTGCAGAAACCCTAGGTATTGCATATGAATTAGCAACGGTTACAATATTATTAGTTTTAGGATTAAATTGATTGAGTAAATATCTTGCTAAATTACTAGATCCTGCTAGAAACAAAGTTGGATTTAAACAATATTGAAAAAACAACTATAACAGAATATTTAAACATAGCTATAAAAATGATTTCATCTTTTTAGGAAAATCAATTAAGTCTAAATTTAAGAAATTAGCAATAATATTTAACTTTAAAAAAGCTAATATTTATTTGAAAAACATCAAAACTCGTAGATCGGTTATAAAAACTATAACCAAGGAGGCAAAAGAAAATGGCGGAAATAAAAAATCAACAAGATAA